One genomic window of endosymbiont of Galathealinum brachiosum includes the following:
- a CDS encoding DNA-binding protein, with protein sequence MNHQRALTESQAAEYLSVSRSLLRQSRMNGERENRLSGPAWIKLGSRSIRYLIEDLDTWLESFPKSSPNPQNETNTQQKTPKPEQGGI encoded by the coding sequence ATGAATCATCAAAGAGCTTTAACCGAATCACAAGCCGCAGAATATTTATCTGTAAGTCGATCACTACTACGCCAATCACGAATGAATGGTGAACGTGAAAATAGATTATCTGGGCCAGCCTGGATTAAATTAGGTAGTCGCTCAATCCGTTACTTAATAGAAGACTTAGATACATGGCTTGAATCATTTCCAAAGTCCTCACCAAACCCTCAAAACGAGACAAATACACAACAGAAAACACCAAAACCAGAGCAAGGGGGTATATAG